The nucleotide sequence TCCCGATCCGGTGCCGCGCGTGCGCCCCAAACCCGTCGTGGTGGCCGAGCCGGAACTCACGCCGGAGATCCAGGCGGCGATCGCCGCGGCCGTTTACGTCACCTTGGGCGCTTCGGCCCGGGTCACCTCCGTGGTCCTCCAGCCCGCGAGCGGGGACAATGTCATGCTCCCGTGGTCGCTCGAGGGCCGCCGCCAGATCTATACCTCGCACAAGGTGCGCTGAACCACTCTTCCCATTCCCATCATGAAAAACCTCCGCGTCACGGTTGACGGCAAAATCTTCAATGTGTCGGTCGAAATCCTCGGCGAGCCGACGGCCGCATCGGCGGCTCCGGCTACACCGCGCGCTGCGGCTCCCGCCGCCCCTGCGAGTGCGCCGGCCCCGGCCCCGGCCGCCGCGCCGGCCCCCGTGGCCGCTCGTCCGGCCGCCGGCGTTCCCGGCGAAGTGCTGAGCCCCCTGTCGGGCAAGGTCGTCTCGATTGACGTCACCCTTGGCCAGGCCGTCGCGGAAGGCGCGCAACTCGCCACCGTCGAGGCGATGAAGATGAACACCTACGTATTCGCGCCGCAGGCCGGCAAGGTGACCGCGATCCTTGCCACGCCGGGTTCGGCCATCGAGGAAGGCCGGCCCCTGCTGGTTCTCGGCTGATCCTGCCGGCCCTCACTGGCGTCCCACTTCCCTCCCATGTTCACCACCGCTGTCACCTCGGCCCTCGTCATGTTCGCCCTGGCCGGGGCCATCTCCCTGCTCGTCGCCGGGCTGATCAAACTCCTCTTCGTGCTCGTCCGCCGTTTTGGCGGCGGCCAGTGACCTTCCGCCGATGAACCTCTCCGACATCGCCAACATTTTCCAAGGCCTCACCTCGTTTGGCCACGGCCCCTGGCCGATGATCGCCGCGCGGCTCGGGCTCATCGTGCTCGGCGGCGTGCTCGTGTACTACGGGCGCAAGGGCGTGCTGGAACCGTTGCTGATGATCCCGATGGGTCTGGGCATGGCGATGGTGAACGCCGGCGTGCTGTTTCTCGATCCCACCACGGCGGCGGTCATTGCGCGCAGCACGGGACAGCCCGTCCTGGCGGATGGCACCATCCCGGGCACGTTGATGCTGGCGCCGTTTGTGGAGCGCACCGACGACCTGATGTACATGCTGCAGATCGATTTTCTGCAGCCGATCTACACTTTCGCGTTCAGCAACGGCCTCATCGCGTGCCTGGTATTCATGGGCATCGGCGTACTGCTCGACGTGGGTTTCCTGCTGGCGCGGCCGTTCCAGAGCATGTTTCTCGCACTCTGCGCCGAGCTCGGCACGGTGGCGACCTTTCCGATCGCCGTGGCCCTGGGCCTGAATTTCAACGAGGCCGCGTCCATCGCCATGGTGGGCGGGGCGGACGGCCCGATGGTGCTCTTTACGTCGCTGAAGCTGGCCAAGCACCTGTTCGTACCGATCACGGTGGTGGCCTACCTTTATCTCGGCCTGACCTACGGCGGTTATCCCTACCTGATCCGTTTTCTGGTCCCGGCCAAGCTGCGGGCGATCCGCCCGGCCCCGACCAAGGCGGTCCGGATTTCCTCCGGCGAGAAGCTGGCCTTCGCCTTCGTGGCGGGCACGTTCCTCTGCCTCCTTTTCCCGTCGGCCTCGCCGCTGCTGCTGTCGCTGTTTGTCGGCGTGGCGGTCCGCGAGGCGGGGCTGCAGTATTTCACCAGCATGATCGAGAACACGCTGCTCTACGGGGCCACGTTCTTCCTCGGGCTGCTGTTGGGGGTGCTGTGCGAGGCGAGCACGATCTTCAATCCCAAGGTGCTCCTGCTGCTCGTCCTTGGCATCATCGCGTTGCTGCTCTCGGGCATCGGCGGCATCATCGGCGGCTACATCCTGTACATCGCCACCGGGCGGAAGTTCAACCCGGTGATCGGTATCGCCGGGGTAAGTTGCGTGCCTTCCACCGCCAAGGTGGCGCAGAAAGAAGTCAGTGCCGTGGCGCCGGATGTCATCATCCTGCCGGAGGCGCTGGGGGTGAACATCAGCGGGGTGATCACGACCGCGATCCTCACCGGCATCTACGTTTCCCTCGTGCCGCTGCTCAAGTAACGCCATGAACGCTCCCGCCCATCCGATCCTGCGTTGGCTGTCCGGCCCGGCGGTCGCGCTGGTGGGGGTGGTCGGCGTGCGGGTCATCGCGCCGCTGTGCGAAGGGCGGACCCAGGCGGTGGTGCTGGTGGCCGGGTACCTGCTGGTGCCGGCCGGTTTGTTCTGGTTTGCGTCGCGCCTCGGTCAGCGGGCCGCCCAACGCGCCGCGGAGGCCCCGGAGACGCGGGGCTGAACCCTTTTCCGCCATGCCCTCTGCCCATGAAATGACCGCGGGATCCGGCCCGGCCGGCGAGCCGATGACGGCCGGCGGCTGGAAAGTGGCGCACCATGCGGTCGTGGAGTCGACACAGGCACTGGCGCGGCCGCTCCCGGCGTGGTCGGCGGTCGTGGCAGACGCGCAGAGCGCCGGACGCGGGCAGCGGGATCGCAGCTTCACGTCCGATGCCGGCGGGCTTTACGTTTCGGCGGTCGTGCCCTTTGACGGCGATGCCCTGGCCTGGCGGGGGTTCGCCCTGGCGATCGGGCGCGGGGTGCTGAACGCGCTCACGGAGCTGGGGATCGAGGACCTGCGGCTGCGCTGGCCCAACGACCTGATGATCGGCCCGCGCAAGGTGGGCGGCATCCTGGTGGAGCAGGGCGGGCCGCGGACGCTGCTGGTCGGCCTGGGCATCAACATCACGAACCGGCCATGGCTGACGGACCATGCGTTGCGTTACGTGGCGGGGCGGTTGCTGGATCACACGGACCGGGCGCTGACCGGTCCGGCGCAATTGCTCGAGCCGGTGCTGGCAGGGATGCGCCGGGCCCACCAGGAATTCGAGTCGAGGCGGTTGGCCGGTATGGCGGCTGTCCTGAACGAATGCTGGGGGGTGCCCCGGCATGTGTGGCTGGAGGCGGCCGGTGAGGTGGAATTGGCGGAGTCGCAGGGGGCCTTTGCCGGCATCGAGCAGGACGGCCGGGTGCGGCTGGCCCGGCCGGACGGGTCGGTCGTGAGCATCCCGGAGCACCATATCCAGCGGCTGATCGAGGTGGAGTAGCCCCCGTTCAGTCTATTGGGAGAGCAAAGGGCGGGGAACAGGTTTGCGCCGGCCGGGTCCGGGCGTTGAAGTTGCGTTACCCCCGCGACCGCCCGCCGAGAGGGCCATCTTGGCAGGCTGCGACCAACCCCAATCCCTGTCCGTATGTCCCCGTCCCCGCATGGCCTCTTGTCTGGTTTGCTCCTGCTCGCCCTGACGGTCGGTGTTTTGACGGCTGCCGACGGGACCGTCGCGACCGCGGTGTACGCGAATGTGGGCCACGGCTACCGGCGGGAGAAGGGCAAGGACGGGGCGTTCAAGCCGGAGTATTACGCCCTGAGTAACGGCGGGCGGATTTATGGTACGACGCGGGATCTCACGGTGGACCGGGTCACCTATCCCGAGGTGGCCGAGATCGCGGTCCGGCTGCTGGCACAGGAGAATTACCATTATGCCCAGAGCAAAGATCAGGCGACTCTGTTGTTGGTGCTGCAGTGGGGCAACACCATCGGCTTCGATCGCACGACCTACGGCCTCAGCGTCGATGCCGCGGCCTCGGCCTACGCCGAACTGGTCGCGGCCATGGGTCCGCAGGGTCCCGGTCGTGGTTTCGCTGGCTCACAAACGACGAATCCGGACGGTTCGCCCCTTAATGTTGGCGCGGGCGATCCTGGTGCTGACGACGGTTTTGAAACCGCTATGCTGCGACTGCTCATGGACAACCGGGTGCGGGATCAACTCAACGAGCGGAACGCCAAGGTGCTCGGCTACATGGATGATCTGGCCGATGCAAACGACATCCGGCGCTGGGCCGGTGGGGGCGATCGTTACACCGACCTGATCGGCGATGTCGAGGAGTCGCGTTACTACATTGTCGTTTCGGCTTACGATTTTCCGGAACTGCTGAAGCACGACAACAAGAAGCTGCTCTGGCAGACGCGGGTGAGCGTGCGCACGCCCGGCAACCGGTTCGACGACAGCTTCGCCGCGATGCTCAAGGGTGCGGCCAGGTATTTTGGGCAGGACAGCGGCCGGCTCATCCGGGGCGAGGAGAGCAAGGGAGTGGTCGAGCTGGGAGATTTGAAATTTCTGGGGGAGGCGAAAGAACCGGGTAAGAAACCCGCGGAGGAGAAGAAATGAACCGGATTTCCGCCACGATCCTGACGGGTTTGGTGCTGGCTTTCGCAGGCCCCGTGACCGGCGGGGCGGCGGACGAGACCGTCGCGACCGCGGTGTACGCCAATGTGGGCCACGGCTACCAGCGGGAGAAAGGCAAGGACGGGGCGTTCAAGCCGGAGTATTACGCGCTGAGTAACGGGGGGCGCATCTATGGCACGACGAGTGACCTCACAGTGGACCGGGTGACCTATCCGCAGGTGGCGGAGATCGCGGCCCGGCTGCTGGCGCAGCAAAATTACCATTATGCGCAGAGCAAGGAACAGGCGAAGCTCCTGCTGGTGCTGCAGTGGGGTTCGACCATCGCTTTCAACCGGGTCAACAGCGACCAAGCGATTACTCTGGCTGGAACGGCTTTTGCCGATTTGCAGAATGCCCTCCGCGCCGCAGGCGTGGAGGATGCAAATGCCATCCGGGGGAGTGGCGACATTTCTCTTAATGGGCAACCCAATGTCGACCCCCAGGAGGCCATAGCCCGGTTTGAGGCTGCCATGATCCAGATCTTCGCAGACAATCGGGCGCGGGACCAATTCAACGAACACAATGCGCGGGTGCTGGGTTACATGGACGACCTCGCCGACACGAACGACATCCGCCGCTGGGCAGGCGGGGGCGACCGCTTCAACGACCTGCTGGCCGACGTGGAGGAGTCGCGCTACTACATCGTGATCTCAGCCTACGATTTCCCGGAGCTCACGAAACACAACAAGAAGAAGCTGCTCTGGCAGACGCGGGTGAGCGTGCGCTCCCCGGGCAACGCGTTCGACGACAGCGTGGCGGCGATGCTGAAGAGCGCGTCGAAGTACTTCGGGCAGGACAGCGGCCGGCTGGTCCGGGGCGAGGAGAGCAAGGGCACGGTCGAGCTGGGGGATTTGAAATTCCTGGGTGAGGCGAAGGAAGCGATCGAGACACCAACGAAGGAGAAAAAATGAGAACCATGCGTTACGGCATTCTGGCGGTCACGGTCCTGACCTGGGCGGCTCCCCTCGTCAGCGAGGAAAAGGACGGGACGGTGGCCACGGCGGTCTACGCCAACATTGGCAACGGCTACCAGCGGGTGAAGGCCAAGGACGGGAGCTACAAGCCCGAGTACTACGCACTCAGCAATGGTGGCCGCATCTACGGCACGATCAGCGACATCACGGTGGACCGGGTCACCTACCCCGAGGTGACCAAGATCGCCATGGAGCTGCTGGCCCAGCAGAACTACCATTACGCCAAGTCCAAGGAGCAGGCGAAGCTTCTCCTGGTGCTGAATTGGGGCGGCACGCTCGCACCCAATGGCATGCACCAGCAGTTGAATATCGCGAGCGCCCGGATTGCGATGAGAACGCTCCAGATTCTGGAGGACGACGCCCGGACGGTCGTGGCGCCCACCTATGTCGGGGAGGATGTCGGCAAGAACACGACTGAGGGGCGCGGGCGGAGCATCCAATGGGCCACCAACGAGGAGGTGGCGGTGACCTATGGCGCCGCGACGGTGGAGAGCGGGTTCCTGCGCGGACTGGTCGACGACCGGGTCAGGGACCAATTGAATGAGCAGAATGCCCGGGTGCTGGGCTACCTCGACGATCTCGCTGACTCGAATGACATCCGGCGCTGGGCGGGCGGCGGCGACCGGTACAATGACCTGATCACTGACGTGGAGGAGTGCCGTTATTACATCGTGGTGTCGGCCTACGACTTCCCGGAACTATTGAAGACCCAGAAAAAGAAACTGCTCTGGCAGACGCGAGTGAGCGTGCGTTCGCCCGGCAACGCCTTTGACGAAAGCGTGGCGGCGATGTTGAAAAGCGCCTCCGCGTACTTTGGCCAGAACAGTGGCAAACTGGTCCGCGGCGAGGAGACCAAGGGCACCGTCGAGCTGGGGGAATTGAAATACCTGGGTGAGGCCAAGGCACCGGAGAAAACCCCCGCCAAAGAGAAGAAATGAAACCAGCAACCGGCAAGATCCTGATCGGGGTTGTCCTCCTCTTCGCGGTCTCCGCGGATGCCGGGGCGGCCCCGGAGACCGTGGCCACCGTCGTGTATGGCAAGGTCGGCCACGGTTACCAGCGGGTCCAGGGGCCGGACGGGAGCTTTCAGCCGGAATATTACGCGTTGAGCAATGGCGGGCTGATCGCGGGGACTACGAGTGACAATACCATTGCCCGGGTGACCTATCCCGTGGTGGCGGAGATAACGGCGCGGCTGCTGCAAACGCAAAATTACCATTACGCGCAGAGCAAGGAGCAGGCGAAGCTGCTGCTCGTGCTGAACTGGGGGGCGACGCTCAGTCACAACACCGTGAACTACGGGCAAGCGGTCAATACGCTCGCCAAGGCGGTGAATCTGCAGGCGGAAGAGAAAATGTTTGCCCCGACCGGATCGGCGGTGAATGGCGGCGTGTCGATGGAAGCCCTGTTCCAGATTCAGGAGGAAAACCGGGCGCGCGACGCCATCAACCTGCCCAACGCCAAGATCCTCGGCTACCTGGATGCGATCAACGACGCCAACGGAATCCAACGCTGGGCCGGCGGGGGAGACCGCTACACCGACCTGCTCACCGACATCGAGGAACCCCGCTATTACATCGTGATCTCGGCGTACGATTTCCCCGCTTTGGAGAAAAAGGGGGAGAGGAAGATGCTCTGGCAGACCCGGGTAAGCGTGCGCTCGGCGGGCAACAGCTTCGACCAGAGTTTCGGTTCGATGCTGAAGAGCGCCTCACTTTATTTCGGCCGGGACAGCGGCAAGCTGGTGCGCCGTGATGAGGCCTTGCCCCGGGTCGAGTTGGGGGATTTGAAATACCTGGGGGAGGCGAAGGAACCAAACCAATCACCCACCAAGGAGAAAAAATGAAATCCACGAGATACGGAATGCTGGCGGTCATAATCCTCGCCCTGGCGGCGGCGGCCTCTGGCGGGGCGGCGGATACCGTCGCGACGGCGGTTTATGCGAAAATCGGCAACGGCTACAAGCGGGCGATGGCCAAGGACGGGAGCTTCAAGCCCGAGTACTATGCGCTGAGCAACGGCGGGCTGATCCGCGGGACGATGAACGATATCACGGTGGACCGGGTCAGCTATCGCGACGTGGCGATGCTCGTGATTCCGTTGCTGGACCAGCAGAGCTACTATTACGCCAAGACGAAGGAGCAGGCGACCCTCCTGCTGGTCCTGAACTGGGGCACCACGCTCGCGCCCAACGGCGTCCACAAGGAGATGAATGTCGCGGCCGCCCGGGCCATCATGGACACGCTCACGGTGGCGGAAGGGGATGCCAACGCGGCCCGGGTGGCCACCTACGAGAGCGAGGATATCGGCAAGAACTCGGCCGCCGGGCTCGGCCGGAGCCCGCAATGGGCCAACAATGAGGAGATGGCGGCCCACCACACCGCGGTGGCGGTCGAGAGCCAGTTCCTGCAGCTGTTCAACGACGACCGGGTCCGGGACGAGCTGAACCAGCACAACGCCCGGGTGCTCGGTTACCTGGATGAACTGGCCGACTCGAACGATATCCGGCGCTGGGCGGGCGGGGGCGACCGGTACAACGACCTGCTGGCCGATGTGGAAGAGTCGCGGTACTACATCGTGATCTCGGCCTACGATTTCAAGGAGCTGGCGAAGACCAACAAGAAGAAACTGCTCTGGCAGACCCGGGTGAGTGTGCGTTCACCGGGCAACACCTTCGACGACAGCGTGGCGGCGATGATGCGGAGCGCCGCCAAGTACTTCGGGCAGAACAGCGGCAAGCTGGTCCGGGGCGAGGAGACCAAGGGCACGGTCGAGCTGGGCGAGCTGAAGTATCTGGGTGAAGCCAAGGAAGTGAATACACCGGCCCCCAAGGAGGAAAAATGAAAGCCCGCCGGTACGCCGTGCTGACGGCGACGATCCTGGTCCTGGCAGCGGCCGAGGTGGCGGCGGCCGCGGAAACGGTCGCAACCGCCGTGTATGCCAAGGTCGACCCCGGCTACAAGCGCGTGAAGGCCAAGGACGGAAGCTACAAGCCCGAGTATTATGCGCTGAGCAACGGCGGGCTCATCGAAGGCACAACGAGCGACGCCACGGTGGACCGGGTCAGCTATCGCGACGTGGCCAAGATCGTGATCCCGTTGCTGGACCAGCAGAATTATTATTACGCCAAGACGAAGGAGCAGGCGAAGCTCCTCTTGGTGTTGAACTGGGGCAGCACGCTCGCGATCAACGGGGCGCACCGGGATGCCGCGCTTGCGTCGGCCCAGGAGGCGGCGCAGGACTTTCAAAGGACCCAGCGAGACCTGGCGGAGGCGATGGCAACGAGGCAAAAGGCGGGGGAACCCCCCTCGTACCCGGGTGAGGATCGGGTTGCCACCACCTCGACCGGCATGGGACGGAGCATCCAGTTCGGGTCGAATGAAGAGGTGGCGGTGACCCAGGCCGCGGTGTCGGTGGAGAACAGCTTCCTGAATTCGCAGGTCAACGACCGGGTCCGGGACGAGCTCAACACCAAGAACGCGCAGGTCCTAGGTTATATGGACGAACTGGCCGACTCGAATGACATTCGCCGATTTGCCGGCGGCGGCGATCGTTACAACGACCTGATCACCGAGGTGGAGGAGTCGCGGTATTACATTGTGATCTCGGCCTATGATTTCCCGGAACTGGTGAAGACCCAGAAAAAGAAACTGCTCTGGCAGACCCGGGTGAGCGTGCGTTCACCGGGCAATACCTTCGACGACAGCGTGGCGGCGATGATGCGGAGCGCCGCGAAATACTTCGGCCGGGACAGCGGCAAGCTGGTTCGCGGTGAGGAGACCAAGGGCACGGTCGAGCTGGGGGAATTGAAATACCTGGGCGAGGCCAAGGAAGTGAACCAACCTCCTGCCAAGGAGGAAAAATGAAAACCCGCCGGTACGCCGTCCTGGCGGTCACGATCCTGGCCGTGGCGGCGGCCGCCGTGGGCGCGGACGCGGGAAAGGTCGCAACCGCAGTGTATGCCAAGATCGACCCCGGCTACAAGCGCGTGAAGGCCAAGGACGGGAGCTACAAGCCCGAGTATTACGCGCTGAGCAACGGCGGTCTCATCGAAGGCACGACGAGCGACAGCACCGTGGACCGGGTCAGCTATCGCGACGTGGCCAAGATCGTGATCCCGCTGCTGGACCAGCAGTATTATTATTATGCCAAGACGAAGGAGCAGGCGAAACTGCTGCTGGTGCTGAACTGGGGCGGCACGCTCGCACCCAACGGGGCGCACCGGGATGCCGCGATTGCGGCGGCCCAAGTCGCGG is from Lacunisphaera limnophila and encodes:
- a CDS encoding biotin/lipoyl-containing protein, which encodes MKNLRVTVDGKIFNVSVEILGEPTAASAAPATPRAAAPAAPASAPAPAPAAAPAPVAARPAAGVPGEVLSPLSGKVVSIDVTLGQAVAEGAQLATVEAMKMNTYVFAPQAGKVTAILATPGSAIEEGRPLLVLG
- a CDS encoding sodium ion-translocating decarboxylase subunit beta; the encoded protein is MNLSDIANIFQGLTSFGHGPWPMIAARLGLIVLGGVLVYYGRKGVLEPLLMIPMGLGMAMVNAGVLFLDPTTAAVIARSTGQPVLADGTIPGTLMLAPFVERTDDLMYMLQIDFLQPIYTFAFSNGLIACLVFMGIGVLLDVGFLLARPFQSMFLALCAELGTVATFPIAVALGLNFNEAASIAMVGGADGPMVLFTSLKLAKHLFVPITVVAYLYLGLTYGGYPYLIRFLVPAKLRAIRPAPTKAVRISSGEKLAFAFVAGTFLCLLFPSASPLLLSLFVGVAVREAGLQYFTSMIENTLLYGATFFLGLLLGVLCEASTIFNPKVLLLLVLGIIALLLSGIGGIIGGYILYIATGRKFNPVIGIAGVSCVPSTAKVAQKEVSAVAPDVIILPEALGVNISGVITTAILTGIYVSLVPLLK
- a CDS encoding biotin--[acetyl-CoA-carboxylase] ligase, whose translation is MPSAHEMTAGSGPAGEPMTAGGWKVAHHAVVESTQALARPLPAWSAVVADAQSAGRGQRDRSFTSDAGGLYVSAVVPFDGDALAWRGFALAIGRGVLNALTELGIEDLRLRWPNDLMIGPRKVGGILVEQGGPRTLLVGLGINITNRPWLTDHALRYVAGRLLDHTDRALTGPAQLLEPVLAGMRRAHQEFESRRLAGMAAVLNECWGVPRHVWLEAAGEVELAESQGAFAGIEQDGRVRLARPDGSVVSIPEHHIQRLIEVE